One region of Salvelinus namaycush isolate Seneca chromosome 3, SaNama_1.0, whole genome shotgun sequence genomic DNA includes:
- the LOC120040330 gene encoding mediator of RNA polymerase II transcription subunit 25-like isoform X4 — MDLPIKPGANQVADVVFVIEGTANLGPYFESLRKHYILPAIEYFNGGPPAETDFGGDYGGTQYGLVVFNTVDCAPESYVQCHAPTSSAFEFVSWIDSIQFMGGGAESCSLIAEGLSVALQLFDDFKKMREQIGQTRKVCVLLCNSPPYLLPAVESVSYTGCTADNLVKIIRDRGIHFSVVSPRKLPALRALFDRASPVGGPVDPHPDYSQDPFHMILVRGISLPVSSGGGSGPLKPILPPQPLPVSQPPLGPTSQAPPPISTAHPYQPPSSLNAAQAAAQMAVEAANNQKSRFPGMVNPGPPFSGQSTLPSVAGVKLAPSSQPSLSTVTTVSTPMLPQQQAPPPQQQQVQPPGQPQPNQQQPVPPQQQQPTANQQTPPSSQPGMPGVSAAQANPIGGQQQGVANKIVAWSGVLEWQEKPKASSMDSNTKLTRSLPCQVQVNQGENLNADQWPQKLIMQLIPQQLLTTLGPLFRNSRMVQFLFTNKDVESLKGLYRIMATGFAGCVHFPHSAPCEVRVLMLLYSSKKRIFMGLIPNDQSGFVNGIRQVITNHKQVQQHRSLGSGGPMPGPPGQVQPNQNFLNRPQGPIPVSHGNVQQQSVVVGMSSVSQVTLMEEQQRQANLVRLTHTHTQKLSPKIHF; from the exons ATGGACCTGCCTATTAAACCTGGCGCCAATCAAGTGGCAGACGTGGTGTTCGTCATCGAAGGAACTGCAAACCTCGGCCCCTATTTTGAATCCCTCAGAAAACATTACATATTACCTGCAATCGA GTACTTCAATGGAGGCCCTCCAGCAGAGACAGACTTTGGAGGAGAT tatgGAGGCACACAGTATGGTCTTGTTGTGTTCAACACAGTGGACTGTGCTCCTGAATCCTACGTCCAGTGTCACGCACCAACCAGCTCAGCCTTTGAGTTTGTCTCATGGATTGACAGCATCCA GTTCatgggaggaggagcagagagctGTAGTCTCATCGCAGAGGGTCTGTCTGTGGCCTTGCAGCTCTTTGATGACTTCAAAAAGATGAGGGAGCAAAT AGGTCAGACACGCAAAGTCTGTGTGCTGCTGTGTAACTCTCCGCCATACCTGCTCCCTGCCGTGGAGAGTGTCAGCTATACGGGCTGCACTGCAGACAATCTGGTCAAGATCATCAGAGAC AGAGGGATTCATTTTTCTGTGGTGTCGCCACGGAAACTGCCAGCGTTACGGGCGCTGTTCGATAGGGCGTCACCAGTCGGGGGACCAGTCGACCCCCACCCAGACTACAGCCAAGACCCCTTCCACATGATCCTGGTTAGGGGTATCTCACTTCCTG TGTCATCAGGGGGAGGATCGGGCCCTCTCAAACCAATTCTACCCCCTCAACCCCTGCCTGTCAGTCAGCCTCCTCTTGGTCCCACCTCACAGGCTCCTCCACCAATAAGCACGGCCCATCCATATCAG CCCCCATCTTCCCTTAACGCGGCTCAGGCAGCTGCACAGATGGCTGTAGAGGCAGCCAACAACCAGAAGAGTCGCT TCCCAGGCATGGTCAATCCTGGTCCCCCATTCAGTGGTCAGTCAACTCTCCCATCTGTAGCAGGAGTTAAGTTGGCTCCCTCCAGTCAGCCCAGCCTATCCACAGTCACCACAGTTTCCACACCCATGTTGCCTCAGCAACAAGCCCCTCCCCCGCAGCAGCAACAAGTCCAGCCGCCAGGACAACCACAGCCCAATCAGCAGCAGCCGGTGCCccctcagcagcagcagcccaCAGCCAATCAGCAGACGCCCCCATCCTCACAGCCTGGCATG CCTGGTGTGTCTGCAGCCCAGGCAAATCCGATTGGGGGGCAGCAGCAAGGCGTTGCCAATAAGATTGTAGCATGGAGTGGGGTGCTGGAGTGGCAAGAG AAGCCCAAAGCCTCGTCTATGGATTCCAATACCAAACTCACTCGCTCCCTGCCCTGCCAGGTGCAAGTCAACCAAGGAGAGAACCT AAATGCCGACCAGTGGCCACAGAAGCTCATCATGCAATTGATCCCACAACAGCTACTG ACAACACTCGGTCCCCTCTTCAGAAACTCTAGAATGGTTCAGTTTCTCTTCACCAACAAAGATGTGGAGTCACTAAAAGGTCTTTATCGTATCATGGCCACTGGATTT GCGGGGTGCGTTCACTTCCCCCACAGCGCCCCCTGTGAGGTGCGGGTGCTCATGCTGCTCTACTCCTCCAAGAAGAGGATTTTCATGGGCCTCATCCCCAACGACCAGAGCGGCTTCGTCAACGGCATCCGACAGGTCATCACCAACCACAAACAGGTCCAGCAGCACCGCTCG TTGGGTTCAGGAGGGCCGATGCCAGGGCCACCTGGCCAGGTTCAACCCAATCAGAACTTCCTCAACCGGCCGCAGGGGCCCATCCCTGTCTCCCATGGCAACGTGCAGCAGCAG tCTGTGGTGGTGGGCATGTCCTCTGTTAGTCAGGTCACTCTGATGGAGGAACAGCAGAGACAGGCCAACCTGgtgagactcacacacacacatacacaaaaactctcacccaaaatacatttttaa